In the genome of Raphanus sativus cultivar WK10039 chromosome 4, ASM80110v3, whole genome shotgun sequence, one region contains:
- the LOC108835413 gene encoding uncharacterized protein LOC108835413, with translation MEAYREEALKAKQIAERRFAEKDFTGARSYALRARSLFPDLDGLSQMLTTYDVYIASQSRRSGEIDYYAVLGLKPSAGKREVKAQYKKMAVLLHPDKNKCLGASGAFQIISEAWAFLSNEFKKSTFYYKRKKLIDSMVDPNNNNSNNNSTEYVPGTAGFECCPPVSERLDTFWTVCTSCKVQYEYLRKYVNKRLSCKNCRGAFIAVETGPGPVSASVQYAPPGHPTSNGYGSHGYDFVSGMPTNSTYYLGQYPAHGYEYDWNSYVGTSPGNLEANRMSSISSGYPSKMANGVVCKGRKNVKEGSIRTTSAATDLSPPNWSADPSVIKSPRPEKKRNVSLGSSGNGFVENTESKTTKFDGHKEPEFKHLGQSHGKTRRWSAPATGLDTRKLLINKAKTHIQQRLEMIRLASVAAEAMATEDAAPLDEVKASSKVGDGVSGIGSYVSSGHQSVRKINGPITVPDSDFHDFDRNRSEECFEARQIWAIYDEDDGMPRLYCVVREVLSVQPFKIDIAYLSSKTDIEFGTMKWVQYGFTKSCGHFRIRNTDIVEHVNIFSHLLKDKKTGRGGCVRIFPKTGEIWAVYKNWSPDWNNSTPDEVRHQYEMVEILDEYSEQFGVCIASLVKVEGYKTVYCRREESTKWIPRKEMLRFSHQVPSWFLKEETSSVLGNCWDLDPAAIPEELLGTGAQN, from the coding sequence ATGGAAGCATACAGAGAAGAGGCTCTTAAAGCCAAGCAAATCGCTGAGAGGAGATTTGCAGAGAAAGATTTTACGGGCGCAAGGAGCTATGCGTTGAGGGCGAGATCGCTCTTTCCAGACTTGGATGGTTTGTCCCAAATGCTCACGACGTACGATGTTTATATAGCATCTCAGAGTAGGCGCAGCGGGGAGATTGATTACTATGCTGTTCTTGGACTCAAACCGTCAGCTGGAAAAAGAGAAGTGAAGGCACAGTACAAGAAGATGGCTGTATTGCTTCATCCCGACAAGAACAAATGCCTTGGAGCTAGTGGGGCTTTCCAGATCATATCCGAAGCTTGGGCTTTCCTCTCCAATGAGTTCAAGAAAAGCACtttttattacaaaagaaagaaacttatTGACTCTATGGTGGatcccaacaacaacaacagcaacaacaacagcacAGAGTACGTCCCTGGGACCGCAGGATTTGAATGTTGTCCACCAGTTTCAGAAAGACTTGATACGTTCTGGACTGTTTGTACCTCTTGCAAAGTTCAGTACGAGTATCTGCGCAAGTATGTCAATAAGCGACTTTCGTGTAAGAACTGCAGAGGAGCATTTATTGCTGTGGAGACTGGACCTGGTCCTGTTAGTGCATCAGTTCAATATGCGCCTCCAGGTCATCCAACAAGTAATGGCTACGGTTCTCATGGCTATGATTTTGTCTCAGGCATGCCTACCAATTCTACTTATTACTTAGGTCAGTATCCTGCACATGGATATGAATATGACTGGAACTCATACGTGGGAACATCTCCTGGGAATCTAGAGGCAAACCGGATGTCTTCAATATCAAGCGGATATCCTTCTAAGATGGCCAACGGAGTTGTCTGTAAGGGAAGAAAGAATGTTAAAGAAGGGTCTATCAGGACTACAAGCGCAGCCACTGATCTGAGCCCACCCAATTGGTCTGCTGATCCTTCAGTTATCAAGTCCCCCAGACCTGAGAAGAAGAGGAACGTGAGTTTGGGCTCATCTGGTAATGGATTTGTTGAAAACACAGAATCAAAAACAACAAAGTTTGATGGACACAAGGAACCTGAGTTTAAACATCTTGGCCAAAGTCATGGTAAAACTAGACGGTGGTCGGCGCCTGCAACAGGACTGGATACACGGAAGCTATTGATAAACAAAGCTAAAACACATATACAGCAAAGACTAGAGATGATAAGATTGGCTTCAGTGGCAGCAGAAGCGATGGCTACAGAGGACGCAGCTCCACTTGATGAAGTAAAGGCCTCCTCCAAGGTAGGAGATGGTGTATCCGGAATAGGAAGCTATGTTTCCTCCGGTCATCAATCTGTTCGGAAAATAAACGGACCAATAACAGTTCCAGACTCCGACTTCCATGACTTTGATAGAAACAGATCGGAAGAGTGCTTCGAGGCTAGGCAAATATGGGCAATCtatgatgaagatgatggtaTGCCACGGTTATATTGCGTGGTCCGGGAAGTACTCTCGGTTCAACCATTTAAGATCGACATAGCCTACTTGAGCTCCAAAACTGACATCGAGTTTGGGACAATGAAATGGGTGCAGTACGGGTTTACCAAGTCGTGCGGACATTTCAGGATACGGAACACTGATATAGTTGAACACGTTAACATATTCTCCCATCTGTTGAAAGACAAGAAGACGGGAAGAGGTGGCTGTGTTAGGATATTCCCCAAGACCGGAGAGATTTGGGCTGTGTACAAGAACTGGTCACCAGACTGGAACAACTCAACACCTGATGAAGTGAGGCACCAGTATGAAATGGTCGAGATCCTCGACGAGTATTCTGAACAGTTTGGTGTTTGCATCGCCTCGCTTGTGAAAGTAGAGGGTTACAAGACCGTGTATTGCAGGAGAGAGGAGAGTACAAAATGGATACCGAGGAAGGAGATGCTGCGGTTTTCGCATCAAGTGCCATCTTGGTTTCTTAAAGAAGAAACCAGCAGCGTCCTTGGAAACTGTTGGGACTTGGACCCAGCGGCTATACCTGAGGAGTTGCTTGGCACGGGAGCACAGAACTGA